In one Flavobacteriales bacterium genomic region, the following are encoded:
- a CDS encoding extracellular solute-binding protein, producing the protein MNGYTHRHYDTDKTLFSRFTETAGITVNVIQAGDDELLARLEQEGPKSPCDVFITAYAGRLGVAKQRGLLQAAQSAILNANIPAPLRDPDGHWHGLTMRARMVAYDRKKVRPGAIITWADLAKPEWKGEILVRTSENVYNQSLLAAKAWADGIVANMARAPKGNDTDKLLALGEGLGTVAIVNSYYVGKLMASGEPEKQKAKAAIAVAFPTIGTHGTHVNVSGAGVARHAPHKPEALALLEYLSGDEAQHLFAEGNKEYPVKPGVRLAPELEAFGSFTPDSLNPEALARLNPDAIKVFDAAGWR; encoded by the coding sequence GTGAATGGCTATACCCATCGGCACTACGACACCGACAAGACGCTCTTCAGCCGCTTCACGGAGACTGCGGGCATCACTGTGAACGTAATCCAGGCCGGTGACGATGAGCTGCTGGCCCGGCTCGAACAGGAGGGGCCTAAGAGCCCCTGCGATGTCTTCATCACCGCCTATGCCGGTCGCTTGGGCGTAGCCAAGCAGCGCGGTCTGCTGCAAGCCGCGCAAAGCGCCATCCTAAACGCCAACATCCCCGCTCCTCTGCGCGATCCCGATGGCCATTGGCACGGTCTCACGATGCGCGCGCGGATGGTGGCCTACGACAGGAAGAAGGTCAGGCCCGGAGCCATCATCACCTGGGCCGATCTAGCCAAGCCCGAGTGGAAGGGGGAAATCCTGGTGCGCACGTCGGAGAACGTCTACAACCAGAGCCTGCTGGCCGCCAAGGCGTGGGCCGATGGCATCGTGGCCAACATGGCGCGTGCGCCCAAGGGCAATGACACCGACAAGCTGCTGGCGCTGGGCGAAGGCCTAGGCACCGTGGCCATCGTGAACAGCTATTACGTGGGCAAGCTCATGGCAAGCGGTGAGCCGGAGAAACAGAAGGCGAAGGCCGCCATCGCCGTGGCCTTCCCGACCATCGGCACGCACGGCACGCATGTGAACGTTAGCGGAGCAGGAGTGGCCAGGCATGCCCCGCACAAACCGGAGGCCTTGGCACTGCTGGAGTACCTCAGCGGTGATGAGGCCCAGCATCTCTTCGCCGAGGGCAACAAGGAATACCCGGTGAAGCCCGGCGTGCGGCTCGCTCCCGAACTGGAGGCCTTCGGCTCCTTCACCCCGGATTCGCTGAATCCGGAGGCTTTGGCGCGCCTGAATCCCGACGCGATCAAGGTCTTCGACGCTGCGGGCTGGAGGTAA
- a CDS encoding peroxiredoxin family protein, which translates to MLHRLHPFTALGALLLPLAAIPAWLGQPVAAAGLLVLAHGFVLLEFKKYTSEHQFAMILATALALGILLDLRHSEWPLLTMSLLLASMAAVARQAFMQRFTYVNLLWLDTGMALAALALWLAVLQDRPFAWDLWLAPILPIGFALGLTVSYVQDAHRMRQRTRFGYRVQPGMPAIDFELPDQTGETVRLSDFRGRHPVLLIFVRGDWCPGCHMMLRTYERSRQRFLDKGVHVVAVGPDDLEVNRDMVQRIGVSYRMLSDDEQAVSARYGVVYSNPVIELGVDYAEGIPLPASFLIDREGIVRYVSRPDRVGEFLDPELIFGVLEQLTPSTSPAWT; encoded by the coding sequence ATGCTCCATCGGTTGCACCCCTTCACCGCGCTCGGTGCCCTGCTGCTGCCCCTTGCTGCGATCCCGGCGTGGCTGGGTCAACCGGTTGCGGCGGCTGGTCTGTTGGTGCTGGCGCACGGCTTCGTACTGCTCGAGTTCAAGAAGTACACGAGCGAGCATCAATTCGCCATGATCCTGGCCACGGCGCTGGCCCTCGGCATCCTCCTGGACCTGCGGCACTCCGAGTGGCCGCTGCTGACGATGTCACTGCTGCTGGCATCCATGGCTGCCGTGGCCCGGCAGGCCTTCATGCAACGCTTCACCTATGTCAATCTGCTCTGGCTTGATACCGGAATGGCCTTGGCCGCGCTTGCGCTCTGGCTGGCCGTTCTCCAAGACCGGCCGTTCGCCTGGGACCTTTGGCTGGCCCCCATCCTGCCCATCGGCTTCGCCTTGGGCCTCACGGTGAGCTATGTGCAGGACGCGCACCGGATGCGCCAGCGGACGCGCTTCGGGTACCGCGTCCAGCCCGGCATGCCCGCCATCGACTTCGAATTGCCCGACCAAACCGGCGAAACCGTCCGCCTATCGGACTTCCGGGGCCGGCACCCGGTGCTGCTCATCTTCGTGCGCGGCGACTGGTGCCCGGGTTGCCACATGATGCTGCGGACCTACGAGCGCAGCCGGCAGCGGTTCCTGGATAAGGGCGTGCACGTGGTGGCTGTGGGCCCCGATGACCTGGAGGTGAACCGTGACATGGTGCAGCGCATCGGCGTCAGCTACCGCATGCTCAGCGACGACGAACAGGCTGTGAGCGCGAGGTACGGTGTGGTGTACAGCAACCCGGTCATTGAACTGGGGGTGGACTACGCGGAAGGCATTCCCCTCCCGGCTTCATTCCTGATCGATCGAGAAGGCATCGTGCGCTATGTATCGCGCCCCGATCGGGTGGGGGAATTCCTCGACCCGGAGCTCATCTTCGGAGTGCTCGAGCAGCTTACCCCGAGCACCAGCCCTGCATGGACCTGA
- a CDS encoding SpoIIE family protein phosphatase codes for MDLSVGLALGALPMAMLGAAVALAHAYNRLRERHEGAERDRESYLQVLEGSNDALFVIDFVNGRIHQANARAAQLLGHPVERLTRLTIFDLHPQELIRRSAERIAEAWENKGSVYADIPLVAADGERIHVECSTRVTSHNGKPAIILFARDIRGRRALEARVAEQQAMVTRQNEELLASIRYARRIQRAVLPEADGLQALCPESFILFRPRDLVSGDLFWFAEVDGRKVVAAADCTGHGVPGALLSLIGAALFQEIVRDRRTVEPAAILDALREGFMQVLNRNEGASHRDGMNVSVAALDAGHATLRFAGAYHPLYLLRDGAITELKGDRMPIGIHEGEVAPFTQQEVALLPGDRIYLFSDGITDQFGGAAGKKLRGAGFRQWLLDTASLSMEEQHQALSDRFRIWKGEEEQVDDVLLIGIQA; via the coding sequence ATGGACCTGAGCGTGGGATTGGCGCTTGGGGCCCTGCCCATGGCCATGCTGGGCGCGGCGGTGGCCTTGGCGCACGCCTACAACCGGCTGCGCGAGCGGCACGAGGGCGCGGAGCGTGACCGTGAGAGCTACCTGCAGGTGCTGGAGGGCAGCAACGATGCGCTGTTCGTGATCGACTTCGTGAATGGGCGCATCCATCAGGCCAACGCCCGGGCGGCCCAGCTGCTCGGCCACCCCGTGGAGCGCCTCACCCGCCTCACCATCTTCGACCTGCACCCGCAGGAACTCATCCGCCGCAGCGCGGAGCGCATCGCAGAGGCATGGGAGAACAAGGGGTCGGTGTATGCGGACATCCCCTTGGTGGCGGCTGATGGCGAACGCATCCACGTGGAATGCAGCACGCGGGTCACCTCCCACAATGGCAAACCGGCCATCATCCTCTTCGCACGCGACATCCGTGGGCGGCGGGCCTTGGAGGCCCGTGTGGCGGAGCAGCAGGCCATGGTGACCCGCCAGAACGAGGAACTGCTCGCGAGCATCCGCTATGCCCGCCGCATCCAGCGGGCGGTGCTGCCCGAGGCGGACGGGCTTCAGGCCCTTTGCCCCGAGAGCTTCATCCTCTTCCGGCCACGCGACCTGGTGAGCGGCGACCTTTTCTGGTTCGCCGAGGTTGATGGGCGCAAGGTGGTGGCCGCTGCGGATTGCACGGGCCATGGTGTGCCCGGGGCCCTGCTCAGCCTAATCGGCGCAGCCCTGTTCCAGGAGATTGTGCGCGACCGCCGCACGGTGGAGCCCGCGGCCATCCTCGATGCCCTTCGCGAAGGATTCATGCAGGTGCTCAACCGCAATGAAGGGGCCAGCCATCGCGATGGCATGAACGTGAGCGTGGCGGCGCTGGATGCCGGCCATGCCACCCTGCGCTTCGCCGGCGCCTATCATCCCCTGTACCTGCTGCGTGACGGTGCCATCACCGAGCTGAAGGGCGACCGCATGCCGATCGGCATCCATGAGGGGGAGGTAGCGCCCTTCACGCAGCAGGAGGTGGCCTTGCTGCCCGGGGATCGCATCTACCTGTTCTCCGATGGCATCACCGATCAGTTCGGCGGTGCCGCCGGGAAGAAGCTGCGCGGCGCGGGATTCAGGCAATGGCTCCTGGATACGGCGAGCCTGTCCATGGAGGAGCAGCATCAGGCCCTCAGCGACCGCTTCCGCATCTGGAAGGGCGAAGAGGAGCAGGTGGATGATGTGCTGCTGATCGGAATCCAGGCCTGA